In a single window of the Balaenoptera acutorostrata chromosome 3, mBalAcu1.1, whole genome shotgun sequence genome:
- the NKX2-1 gene encoding homeobox protein Nkx-2.1, whose product MSMSPKHTTPFSVSDILSPLEESYKKVGMEGGGLGAPLAAYRQGQAAPPAAAMQQHAVGHHGAVTAAYHMTAAGVPQLSHSAVGGYCNGNLGNMSELPPYQDTMRNSTSGPGWYGANPDPRFPAISRFMGPASGMNMSGMGGLGSLGDVSKNMAPLPSAPRRKRRVLFSQAQVYELERRFKQQKYLSAPEREHLASMIHLTPTQVKIWFQNHRYKMKRQAKDKAAQQQLQQDSGGGGAGCQQQQAQQQSPRRVAVPVLVKDGKPCQAGAPAPGAASLQGHAQQQAQQQAQAAQAAAAAISVGSGGPGLGAHPGHQPGSAGQSPDLAHHATSPAALQGQVSSLSHLNSSGSDYGTVSCSTLLYGRTW is encoded by the exons ATGTCGATGAGTCCAAAGCACACGACTCCGTTCTCAGTGTCTGACATCTTGAGTCCCCTGGAGGAAAGCTAcaagaaagtgggcatggagggcGGCGGCCTCGGGGCTCCGCTGGCGGCTTACAGGCAGGGCCAGGCGGCACCGCCGGCCGCCGCCATGCAGCAGCACGCCGTGGGGCACCACGGCGCCGTCACCGCCGCCTACCACATGACGGCTGCGGGGGTGCCCCAGCTCTCGCACTCCGCCGTGGGGGGCTACTGCAACGGCAACCTGGGCAACATGAGCGAGCTGCCGCCGTACCAGGACACCATGCGGAACAGCACCTCGGGCCCCGGATGGTACGGCGCCAACCCGGACCCGCGCTTCCCCGCCA TCTCCCGCTTCATGGGCCCGGCGAGCGGCATGAACATGAGCGGCATGGGCGGCCTGGGCTCTCTGGGGGACGTGAGCAAGAACATGGCCCCACTACCAAGCGCACCGCGCCGGAAGCGCCGGGTGCTCTTCTCCCAGGCGCAGGTGTACGAGCTGGAGCGACGCTTCAAACAACAGAAGTACCTGTCCGCGCCCGAGCGCGAGCACCTCGCCAGCATGATCCACCTGACACCCACGCAGGTCAAGATCTGGTTCCAGAACCACCGCTACAAGATGAAGCGCCAAGCCAAGGACAAGGCAGCGCAGCAGCAACTGCAGCAGGATAGCGGCGGCGGGGGCGCCGGGTGCCAGCAGCAGCAAGCGCAGCAGCAGTCACCGCGCCGCGTGGCTGTGCCGGTCCTGGTGAAAGACGGCAAACCCTGCCAGGCGGGCGCCCCTGCGCCGGGCGCCGCCAGCCTGCAAGGCCACGCGCAGCAGCAGGCGCAGCAGCAGGCGCAGGCCGCTCAGGCGGCGGCAGCAGCTATCTCAGTGGGCAGCGGCGGCCCCGGCCTCGGCGCGCACCCGGGCCACCAGCCGGGCAGCGCGGGCCAGTCTCCGGACCTGGCGCACCACGCCACCAGCCCCGCGGCGCTGCAGGGCCAGGTCTCCAGCCTGTCCCACCTGAACTCCTCGGGCTCGGACTACGGCACCGTGTCCTGCTCcaccttgctatatggtcggacCTGGTGA